A window of Mangifera indica cultivar Alphonso chromosome 13, CATAS_Mindica_2.1, whole genome shotgun sequence contains these coding sequences:
- the LOC123195235 gene encoding peptidyl-prolyl cis-trans isomerase CYP57: MSSIYVLEPPTKGKVIVNTTHGPLDIELWPKEAPKAVRNFVQLCLEGYFINTVFHRIIKGFLVQGGDPTASGTGGESIYGGPFADEFHSRLRFNHRGLVACANAGTPHSNGSQFFISLDRCDWLDKKNTIFGKVTGDSVFNLLRIGEVDTDKDDRPLDPLPKILSVEVLWNPFEDIVPRILSRPSVQTTTDADNKDTKKKAVKKLNLLSFGDEAEEEEKELAVVKQKIKSSHDVLDDPRLLKDDKGLSTSGDKTREVQLSVREALSSKKEEPQKLGEVESFNSPDNSDEDEANFDARMRRQILRRRQELGDFPAPTEQKPRRGSSSPKHNNMPARRSNAESIDDEQPRVEKLSLKKKGIGSEVRAERLANADADLQLLGEAERGRQLQKQKKRRLQGREDEVLAKLEMFTKAITGKANASSNKSEGGEDDDFSDWKTVRLKFAPEHGKDNMSRKDDPNDYVVHDPLLEKGKEKFNRMQAKQKRREREWAGKSLT, encoded by the exons ATGTCGTCGATATACGTTTTAGAGCCGCCGACAAAAGGAAAGGTGATAGTGAACACGACGCACGGGCCACTTGACATCGAGCTCTGGCCCAAGGAGGCACCAAAGGCCGTAAGGAACTTCGTGCAGCTTTGCCTCGAAGGCTATTTCATAAACACCGTTTTTCACCGTATTATCAAGGGCTTTCTTGTCCAGGGCGGCGACCCTACCGCCTCGGGCACag GTGGAGAGAGTATATATGGAGGCCCCTTTGCTGATGAGTTCCACTCACGTCTAAGATTTAATCACAGAGGGCTAGTTGCATGTGCAAATGCTGGCACCCCACATTCTAATGGAAGTCAGTTTTTTATATCTTTGGATAGATGTGATTGGCTTGATAAGAAGAATACTATTTTTGGAAAG GTGACTGGAGATTCAGTATTTAATCTTTTGAGGATAGGTGAGGTTGATACTGATAAAGATGACCGACCCTTGGATCCACTCCCAAAAATACTCTCAGTTGAG gtaTTATGGAACCCTTTTGAAGATATTGTTCCAAGAATTCTATCGAGGCCTTCTGTCCAAACCACAACTGATGCTGATAATAAAGACACAAAGAAGAAAGCTGTGAA AAAGCTGAACTTGCTTTCATTTGGAGATGAAGCCGAAGAAGAGGAGAAGGAATTGGCAGTTGTAAAGCAAAAGATCAAGAGTAGCCATGATGTTTTGGATGACCCCCGTCTTCTTAAGGATGATAAAGGATTG AGCACTTCTGGAGACAAAACAAGAGAGGTGCAATTATCTGTAAGAGAAGCTCTCAGCTCAAAGAAAGAGGAGCCACAGAAACTTGGGGAAGTTGAATCATTTAATTCCCCTGATAATAGTGATGAAGATGAGGCAAACTTTGATGCAAGAATGCGCCGGCAGATACTTAGGAGACGACAAGAGCTGGGAGATTTCCCAGCCCCCACTGAACAAAAGCCACGAAGGG GGAGCTCTAGCCCAAAGCATAATAACATGCCTGCTCGAAG ATCTAATGCCGAGAGCATTGATGATGAACAACCAAGGGTGGAGAAGTTGTCCTTGAAGAAAAAGGGGATAGGGTCGGAAGTCAGAGCAGAACGCTTGGCCAATGCAGATGCTGACTTACAGCTCTTGGGCGAGGCAGAACGGGGAAGACAActgcaaaaacaaaagaaacgcAGGCTTCAAGGACGTGAAGATGAG GTTTTAGCAAAACTTGAGATGTTCACAAAGGCCATCACTGGGAAAGCAAATGCCTCAAGCAACAAATCTGAAGGCGGTGAAGATGACGATTTCTCTGATTGGAAAACTGTAAGGTTAAAGTTTGCACCTGAGCATGGCAAG GATAACATGTCTCGTAAGGATGATCCAAATGACTATGTTGTGCATGACCCACTGttggagaaagggaaagaaaagttCAACCGAATGCAAGCCAAACAAAAGCGACGAGAACGTGAATGGGCTGGCAAGTCTCTTACTTGA